From the genome of Papaver somniferum cultivar HN1 chromosome 2, ASM357369v1, whole genome shotgun sequence, one region includes:
- the LOC113347890 gene encoding (S)-stylopine synthase 1-like: MEKTIFSNPWILTTSTLVVITIITMLMVFKRKKSSTMVWPTGPKTLPIIGNMHVLGGTALQVVLHNLAKIHGNVMTIWIGSWRPVIVVSDIDRAWEVLVNKSSDYSARDMPEITKIISADWKTISTSDSGPGWSNLRKGLQNVALSPHNLAAQSQFQEKDITKMIQSLKKEAASNNGIVKPIDHLKKATLRLISRLIFGQDFDDDKYVDDMHHAIEELIRVSGYAQLAEAFYYAKYLPSHKKAVRDVEEANQRVKKLVRPFLSLNPPTNTYLHFLNSQKYDEEVIIFAIFEAYLLGVDSTSLTTAWALAFLIREPVVQDKLYQELKNLTAKNDCEIVKVEDLNKLQYLQAVLKETMRMKPIAPLAIPHKACRDTSLKGNKIDQGTRVMVNIYALHHNEKVWKEPFKFMPERFLQTQDVVNGKAMEQSLLPFSAGMRICAGMELGKLQFSFSLANLVNAFEWSCVSDGVLPDMSDQLGFVLLMKTPLQARIVPRV, from the coding sequence ATGGAGAAAACCATCTTCAGCAATCCATGGATTCTGACTACTTCCACTCTAGTAGTAATAACAATCATTACCATGCTAAtggtattcaaaagaaaaaaatcatcgACAATGGTATGGCCAACAGGGCCAAAAACGTTACCAATTATTGGCAACATGCATGTTCTTGGAGGTACAGCTCTTCAAGTTGTCTTACATAACCTTGCCAAAATTCATGGCAACGTTATGACGATATGGATCGGAAGTTGGAGACCAGTTATTGTCGTTTCGGATATTGATCGAGCATGGGAAGTACTTGTTAACAAATCTTCGGATTATTCGGCTCGTGATATGCCAGAAATCACTAAGATTATTTCTGCTGATTGGAAAACTATTTCTACTTCTGATTCTGGTCCTGGCTGGTCTAATCTTCGAAAAGGTCTTCAAAATGTGGCGCTATCTCCTCATAATTTAGCTGCACAAAGTCAATTTCAGGAAAAAGATATTACCAAAATGATTCAAAGTTTGAAAAAAGAAGCTGCGAGCAATAATGGAATTGTCAAACCGATTGATCATCTTAAGAAGGCGacattaagattaattagtcgaTTGATTTTTGGCcaggatttcgatgatgataaatatgttgatgatatgcatCATGCTATTGAAGAGTTGATCCGTGTTAGTGGTTATGCTCAGCTTGCCGAGGCATTTTACTACGCGAAATACTTACCAAGTCATAAGAAAGCTGTTAGAGACGTCGAAGAAGCAAATCAAAGAGTAAAAAAGTTGGTACGACCATTTTTATCACTGAATCCTCCTACTAATACTTATTTGCATTTTCTCAATTCGCAGAAATATGACGAAGAAGTGATCATATTCGCGATATTTGAAGCTTATCTTTTGGGTGTTGATAGTACTTCTTTGACTACTGCATGGGCACTCGCATTTTTAATCCGCGAACCAGTTGTGCAAGATAAACTTTATCAAGAACTTAAGAATCTTACGGCCAAGAACGATTGCGAAATCGTGAAAGTTGAAGATTTAAACAAGTTGCAGTATCTACAAGCTGTTCTTAAAGAAACAATGAGAATGAAACCAATTGCACCATTAGCTATACCACATAAAGCTTGTAGAGACACTTCGCTAAAGGGGAACAAAATTGATCAAGGCACCAGGGTTATGGTTAACATATATGCATTACACCATAATGAGAAAGTCTGGAAAGAACCATTCAAATTTATGCCAGAAAGATTTTTACAAACTCAAGATGTTGTTAATGGAAAAGCAATGGAACAGTCACTACTACCATTTAGTGCAGGTATGAGAATTTGTGCAGGAATGGAATTGGGTAAACTTCAGTTCAGTTTCTCTCTTGCTAATCTTGTTAATGCTTTTGAATGGTCTTGCGTTTCTGATGGAGTACTTCCGGATATGAGCGATCAACTTGGttttgttttgttgatgaagacgCCACTCCAAGCACGTATAGTTCCTCGTGTGTAA